The Candidatus Flexicrinis proximus sequence GCCGTAAATCTTGTCGATCAACGCCTCGAAACCCGGCTGGCTGCGGCTGCGCGGCTTGGCGAGATCGACGGAAAATTCGGTGACGATGTGGCCCGGCTCCTTGCCCATGACGACGATCCGGTCGGCCATCGTGATCGCTTCTTCGATGTTATGGCTGACCATCAGGATCGCTTTGGCCGGAAGCTGTCCGCTGCCCCACAATTCCATCAGTTCGCCGCGCAGCGTCTCGGCGCTGAGGACGTCCAGCGCGCTGAACGGCTCATCGAGGCACAAGAGCTCCGGCTCGACGGCCAGCGCGCGGGCAAAGCCGACCTTCTGGCGCATGCCGCCGGAGAGTTCGCGCGGGTAAGCGCTCTCAAACCCGTCCATGCCGACCAGGTCGATCAGCTTTTCGGCGCGTACATGGCGGTCTGCGGCGGCGACTCCGCGCGCTTCCAACGCCAGCGCGACGTTGTCGATCACAGTGAGCCACGGATAGAGCGCGAAGGTTTGGAAGACCATCGTCGCGTAGGGGTTGATGCCCTGCACGCGCTGGCCGCGGTAGAAGACCGCGCCGGATGATGGGCTGATCAGGCCGGTAATCATCCGCAGCAGGGTCGACTTGCCGCAGCCGCTTGGCCCCAGCAGCGCGACAAATTCCCCTTCGCGGATCGAGAGTTCGATGTCCTTGACGGCTGTGAAGGCCCGCGCGCCTTTTCCGAAAACACGGGTCACTTTATCGACATGCAGCAGCGTTTCCTGAGTCATGCGGGGTCTCCTATTGATCCATGCGGAAGCGCGTTTCGGCCAGCCGGAGCAGCCTGCGCCAGACGAAGCGGTTGATGCCGACTACCATCACGATCATCGTCAGGGTGGAGGCCAGAAGGAGTGCGTTGTCCCCCTGGGCAGTCGCCGAGGTGATCAGCGCGCCAAGCCCGGTCACCTGATGCGTCTCGCCGCCAAAGGTCGTGAATTCGGCGATGATACTGGCGTTCCAGGCACCGCCGCTGGCCGTGACCAAGCCGGTGATGATGTAGGGAAACAGGGCAGGCAGCGTCAGCGTACGCCAGCGCCGCCAGCCGCGCAGCCGCATCAGGTCGCTGGTAAACTGCAGGTCACGCGGGATGGCCGAGGCGCCGGCGATGACGTTGAACAGCAGGTACCACTGCGTGCCGAGCAGCATGAGCAGCACCGCCGCGATATTTGCCCCACCAGGGAGCCGGAGAAGACCGAGCAGCAGTACCGGGAACAGAGCTGTTGCCGGAATCGACGCGGCAATCTGAACGACCGGCTGTAGAATTCGCGCTGCGCCGGCATTGGTACCAATCAGGACGCCGACTGGTATCGTCCAGGCCAGTGCAATTGTTACCGCGATACCTACGCGCAGCAGGGTGGCGCTGGCGCCGATGCCGATCCGCACCCACGTCTCTGCGGGCAGGGTCAGAAGCATACCTGCGGCTTGAGTCGCAGCCCATGCGACTCCGGCGATGAGCAGGACAAGCAGCAGCCTGCCCATCCAATTACGGCCCGTCCCTTCGTCCGGGTCAAGGCTGGAGACGATCGTCGGAGAACGCCCGAACCGCCGGTCGAGACCGTGTATCAACGGAGCAAGCAGCCTTACCGACAGCATGCGAGCAAGGCCGGAGCGCTGCAGGCTGTCCAGAAACCATGAAGTTGCCTCGTCGTCGTTGACGACCTGCGAGACCTTGAAGCGCTCCGCCCAGGCCAGCAGCGGCCGCCAGATGAGCTGATCGAAAAGGATAATAATCGCGACGAGCGTAAGCAGTCCTGCGATCAACGCCGACGTATCACCAGCGTTAGCCGCCGTCTGGAGATATGCGCCAAGTCCCGGCAGGCGAAAATCCCGCTCGCCCAACGTGAAGATCTCAGCGGCCATCAGGAAGAACCAGCCGCCTGCCCAACTCATCACACTGTTCCAGATCAGGCCAAGCGCGGCGAACGGCAGCTCGACCTGTTTGAATCGCAGCCAGCGGCTCAGCCGAAAAATGGCGGCAGCCTCGCGGTATTCGCCAGGGATCGTGCGCATAGACTGGTAGAAACTAAAGGTGAGGTTCCACGCCTGACTGGTGAAGATCAGGATAATGGCTGCCAGCTCGACTGCAAGCTGCTGCGGGAGTATGGCGGTCAGGCCGAGCAGCACCACGGGCAGGAAGCTCAGGATCGGTACGCTTTGCAGGATATCGAGTGTAGGCAGCAGCCAGCGTGCGGCACGCTGGCTGCGGGCCGCAGCGTAACCGTAGGCGATCGAAAACAGCAGCGCCAGCGTATAGGCCGCCAGCATCCGCCCGATGCTGAGCAGCGCGTAATAGGGCAGTGTGCCGGCATCGAGCCGGATGTCCGGCCCCCGGATGACCGACGGCGAATCGGTCGCCAGATGCACGCCCAGATAGGCTACCGCCGCGACCACCATCAGGATGGCGACGTCGGCGGGCGTCAGCAAGGCGGCCGTGCGCTGTGGGGTCTGGAAGATGCGGAGACGTTGAAACATCGCCCCTCCTGGTGCCGCATGCAACAGCCTTACGCTGTTCAGCGACCGCAGAGGTTAGCTGCTCTTAGGGGCGCGGAAGCGGAAAGCCGGTCATGCGTGGCAAATTGTGGATATATGCGCTCCGGTGAGGGAGCAAAGGTCGATCAGGCTGGTTCATGTTTGGCTTGTCAATCCAACGACGCCTGATAGTGTACGCCTGGTTGTCTGCCGTTGTCCAGAAACAAAACGCCCGGTCAGCGGCTGTTTGTCATCCGGCGGACGCTCTGTATGGCGTCCCTACAAGAACACGGTGTTTCTTCTCGTACAGACGTGCGAGGCGGAGCACACCCAGCGCAGCCAAAGCGTGCATTATTGGTCGAACTTCGATTAATGGCTGAGGCACGCCGCCGCTGAAACGGCGGAAAATTGATGTTGGTTGCCCGCAGTTCCTGCACTATACTAACCATACACCCTCATTTGAGGGACTTAGGAACAGCGATGTCGCAAGACAGTAGTACCAACAAAGATGAGGGTGCGCCGCACTTAGGCAGCGACCTCCGCGAGTAACCTTCCCCCGTCAGCTTTGCGCGGAAGGCGACCGCCGAGGTCGTCCACGCTCCCCGTTACGGGACGTGCCTGCGCGTACCACCCTCACAAAAACGTAGCCGGACTCAAGCCCTTAGCACCGAATGCGCGCTCGACTCGCGCCTGATGACTATCCGCTTGGCTCTCTCGCTTCTCGTGATATACGAAGGGAGTGTCGCGTATGCCCGACGCTGAAATCACCCGCACTGATGAAAGCGATGAACTGACTCAGGAGCAGCTCGATTCGCGCGTTTTCGAGCTGCTCGATGACGGCCACTTCGAAGAACTGCGGCTGCTGCTGGCCGACCAGTATTCGCAGGACATCGCCGATGTCATCGAGCGGATGGACAACCCGACCGAGCAGTATGCGGTGTTCAGCCATCTGGCCCCGGATGTCGCCGCCGAGGTCATCGACGAGATCAGCCGCTATACGGCGCATCAGATCCTGTCGCGCATCCCCGTGGATGCCGCGGCCAGCCTGCTGCACCGCATGGAGATGGACGACCTTGTCGAACTGCTGGCTGACGAACTGGAACACCGTCAGGACGAAATCCTGGCGCAGATGCACCCGAAGACCGCCAAGGAAATCCGCGAGCTTCTGATTTATCCTGAAGACAGCGCGGGCCGCCTGATGACGCGCAAATTCGTCCGCGTCAACCGCGACATGACCGCCGCCGAAATCATCGCCTTCATCCGCAAGACCAACGAACGTTACGAGACTATCACCGATATTTACGTCCTCGACCCGGCCAGCCGGCTGATCGGTGTCGCCAGCATGCGCCAGATCCTGGTGAGTAAGCCGGGCATGCAGATCAAGGATTTCATGGTCACCGACCTGACGACGGTGCTGCCGGACGCCACCGCGGAAGAAGCGGCGCGGCTGCTGGCCCGCTATGACTTCCTGGCGCTGCCGGTGGTGACTGCAGACGATAAGATGCTGGGGATCATCACCGTCGATGATGCGATCGACGTACTCACCGCCGCCCAGACGGCTGACCTGTTGAGCATCGGCGGTTTGCCGGGCGAGGCCGGCTCTGCGCCGTATTTCACCGTACCGATCATGAAAGTGATCCGCCAGCGGCTGGTGTGGCTGGTGCTGCTGTTTGTCGGCGGCAGCATCACCAGCGGCGTGCTGGAAGCGTTTTCGCTGGAACTCGGCACGGTCGTGGCGCTTTCGTTCTACATCCCGCTGCTGATCGGTACGGGCGGCAACACCGGCTCGCAGACGGTTTCGATGATTATCCGCGGCATGACGGTCAACGACATCCGGCAGGCCGATATTTTCCGGGTGGCCCGCCGCGAACTGATCTCCGGGCTGATCCTCGGCGGCCTGCTCGGCCTGATCGCCTTCGGGCGGGTGCTGCTGCAGGAAGGCGGCGGCGATTCGCTGCCGCTGGTGGTGGCGGCCTCGGTCATCGCAGTCTGTGCGTGGTCGAACGTGATCGCAGCGGTGATCCCGATGCTGGCCCGGCGCATCAAGATCGATCCGGCACTGATTTCCGCGCCGCTGATTTCGACCACCGTCGACGCGACCGGCCTGCTGATCTACATGCTGGTCGCCAAGTCCCTGCTGGAGAGTATTTAGCGTTAGTTATGGATAGTTTTTCGGGGTTTCACCCCGAACCCTAGCAGAAGATTACTCTCCTGCGCCTCTCATATGGCGATTTTGAACGGCAAAGCCGCTCAAAATCGCAAATGAAGGCTTAAAGGGTGCAAATCCCCTGTGGAGGTTTGTAGGCACAGAATTCCCTGCGCTTATCCGTAACTTGCGTTATTTTGTGTATCTTTTGAGATAGCCAAACTCTGAGAAGGACAGTAAATGACGGAAACAAATAGTCCGCAACGTGCTGTGATCGACCTCACGCCGGCCAATCTGGACGCGCAGGTGCGCGGGCTGATCGACAAAGGCGACATGGAGCGCCTGCGCCGGCTGCTGGCCGACCAGCACTCGCCGGATGTGGCCGACGTCCTGGAACGGTTGACGCGCCCCGCCGACCGCAACGCGACCTTCCGTCTGCTTTCGCCGCAGATGGCCGCGGAGGTGATCGAAGAGATCAGCCATTATATTGCCCGCGAGCTGGTCATCGCGCTCCCACCCGACTTCGCAGGTCCGATGCTGCGCCACATGGAGATCGACGACCTGGTCGAAATCCTCGGCAACGAACTGCGCGACCGGCAGGAGCAATCGCTCGCACAGCTCGAGCCGGTGCTGGCCCAGGCGATCCGCGCCCAGCTGGCCTACCCGACCAACAGCGCTGGCCGGTTGATGACCACCCGCTTTGTTCGTACTTATCCAGAAATGACCGCTGCAGAAACCCTCGCCTTTATCAAGTCGACCGATGACGATTACGAAACGGTCACCGATATTTACGTACTCGATGAGGGGCGGTTGATCGGAGTCGCCAGCCTGCGCGCCGTGGTGCGGGCCAATTCGTCCACGCCTATCAGTGCGCTCATGCAAACCGAACCGATCAGTGTCAGCCCGGAAACGAAAGGGGAGGATGCGGCGCGGTTGCTCGGACGCTACGACTTCATGGCGCTGCCGGTGGTGTCGTCAGAGGGGCGGATGCTCGGCATCATCACGGTGGATGATGCCATCGATGTGCTGACCGCAGCCCAGACCGCCGACCTGCTCGGTATCGGCGGCGTCCATGGCGAAGAAAACGCCGCACCTTACTTCACCGTCCCGATCCTCAAGGTCATCCGCCAGCGGCTGATCTGGCTGATCCTGCTGTTTGTCGGCGGCAGCATCACCAGCGGCGTGCTGGAGGCGTTTTCGGTCGAACTCGGCGCGGTGGTGGCGCTCTCGTTCTATATCCCGCTGCTGATCGGCACCGGCGGCAACACCGGCTCGCAGACCGTTTCGATGATTATCCGCGGCATGACGACCAACGACATCAAACCGGCCGATCTGTTCCGCGTCGTCCGGCGCGAACTGGTCAGCGGCGTGATCCTCGGCGTGCTGCTTGGCCTGATCGCCTTCGGGCGCGTGCTGCTGCAGGAAGGCGGCGCCGATTCGCTGCCGCTGGTGGTGGCCGCCTCGGTGATCGCCGTTTGCGCATGGTCGAACGTGATCGCCGCGGTGATCCCGATGTTTGCCAAACGCTTCAAAATCGACCCGGCACTGATCTCCGCGCCGCTGATCTCGACCACCGTCGACGCGACCGGACTGCTGATCTATATGCTGATTGCCAAGGCGCTGCTGAACGCCATCTGAGCGCGCATCGTCTGCTACACACATTTGCTGGGGTTCTACCCCAGACCCCGGCAGGAGTTTGCACTCCTGCACCTCCTAATAGCGAAGTGAACAGGCACGCCTGTTCACTTCGCAGATGAGGGGTCGAGGGGCGCAAGTCCCTCCCGGAGGCGTGGAGGCAGCGCCTCCACACAAATGCATAAACGGCGGCGGGTTAGTTCATCCCGCGCAGGTCGGCGGGTGCAGCAGGTGGCGGCAGCACGTTTTCGCCGCGTGGGAAGCGCGGCAGGACAACCACGGAGAGGTCGTCGAAGGTGATCTTGCCGGTCGCGGCGCTGCTGGAGAGTGTGAAGGTGACAGACGTGACATCCGTCAGCGGCGAGTTGAGGGCGAGCTGGCGCGTGAAAGTGTTGTAGACCGCATCGGTGCCGCCGGAAAATTTGAACTTGACCGAGTCTTTCTGGCCGTCGCTGAACAGGATTTGCAGTTTGGCGACGACGCCGGCGGCGATGTTGGCACGGCGCATCTTCCCCGACATGACCAGCGTATCGCCGACCGTGTAGGCCGGCAGAGAAAGCGTCTGCCTGACGCTCTGGACGACGGTATTCCCCTTGAACAACCACGCGCAAAGACTGCCATCGCCGCTGGGCAGGCACTCGCGGCGCAGTTTGCCGCTGGCCGACGGCGAAACCGTCCAGCCGAGGGCTTTGCGGCTGGCAGGGTTCGCGCCGCCACTGCCGTCCTGTTCGAAGCCGCCGTTGACGAGCAGATTCGAGTCGGCATCGATCACCGTCACGCTGAGCGGCGCCAGGGCCACGCCGTCGTACAGCGGGTCGGCGCTCTCGATGCTCAGGGTGACCGTCTCGGTCTCGCTGCCCTCGTCGTAGAGATCGGGCGCGGCGGCGATGTCGATGCTGACCGGCGTGTCCCAGTCCTCGGGCGCGATGCTGAACTGGAAGGTGTCCCGCGACGGATTGAAGGTCAGGTCTTCGCCCTGATAGGTCAGCGTGAACGCAACATCGGCCAGCGGCCGCGAAGTGAGCACGACCGTCCGCGTGACATCCGCACCGCCCTCGGTCACGCTAAAGACCGCGTTGGGGGTGATTGAGACGCCGGCGGTATCGTCGTCGGAGATCACGCCCATGTAGGGCGCTTCCGGCAGGGCGAGACCGGTGATCTGGTACAGGTTGATACCGTAATACTCATCAGGTTCGTCGATGTCGTCGGGCAGGTGCATGACACTGAAAACGCGGGCGCTGTTGGCCGAGTCGAACGTGAGGTCTTGCGAGGTCTCGGTGTAATCGGTGCCCGCCGCGGCTGACGCCTGCTGCGTCGACACAAAAACCGGGAGCGTCTGGCCGGCTGGAACCGCCGGGTTGACCGACAGCGTGTAATTGAGGGTGCCGGCCTCAACCGCCGTGGGCGGGGCGGACAGGGTGAGGTGATACATCTCGACCGCGCCGATATCGCACAGGCCCGAGCCAAGCCGCCGCAGGACGCCGCGCGCATCGGACGCCGCGCAGGTCGCTGCACTGCCGCCGTTGAGCGCGCTGCTGCCGGGACGGAGCATGA is a genomic window containing:
- the mgtE gene encoding magnesium transporter, encoding MPDAEITRTDESDELTQEQLDSRVFELLDDGHFEELRLLLADQYSQDIADVIERMDNPTEQYAVFSHLAPDVAAEVIDEISRYTAHQILSRIPVDAAASLLHRMEMDDLVELLADELEHRQDEILAQMHPKTAKEIRELLIYPEDSAGRLMTRKFVRVNRDMTAAEIIAFIRKTNERYETITDIYVLDPASRLIGVASMRQILVSKPGMQIKDFMVTDLTTVLPDATAEEAARLLARYDFLALPVVTADDKMLGIITVDDAIDVLTAAQTADLLSIGGLPGEAGSAPYFTVPIMKVIRQRLVWLVLLFVGGSITSGVLEAFSLELGTVVALSFYIPLLIGTGGNTGSQTVSMIIRGMTVNDIRQADIFRVARRELISGLILGGLLGLIAFGRVLLQEGGGDSLPLVVAASVIAVCAWSNVIAAVIPMLARRIKIDPALISAPLISTTVDATGLLIYMLVAKSLLESI
- the mgtE gene encoding magnesium transporter, with the protein product MTETNSPQRAVIDLTPANLDAQVRGLIDKGDMERLRRLLADQHSPDVADVLERLTRPADRNATFRLLSPQMAAEVIEEISHYIARELVIALPPDFAGPMLRHMEIDDLVEILGNELRDRQEQSLAQLEPVLAQAIRAQLAYPTNSAGRLMTTRFVRTYPEMTAAETLAFIKSTDDDYETVTDIYVLDEGRLIGVASLRAVVRANSSTPISALMQTEPISVSPETKGEDAARLLGRYDFMALPVVSSEGRMLGIITVDDAIDVLTAAQTADLLGIGGVHGEENAAPYFTVPILKVIRQRLIWLILLFVGGSITSGVLEAFSVELGAVVALSFYIPLLIGTGGNTGSQTVSMIIRGMTTNDIKPADLFRVVRRELVSGVILGVLLGLIAFGRVLLQEGGADSLPLVVAASVIAVCAWSNVIAAVIPMFAKRFKIDPALISAPLISTTVDATGLLIYMLIAKALLNAI
- a CDS encoding AAA-associated domain-containing protein, whose protein sequence is MTQETLLHVDKVTRVFGKGARAFTAVKDIELSIREGEFVALLGPSGCGKSTLLRMITGLISPSSGAVFYRGQRVQGINPYATMVFQTFALYPWLTVIDNVALALEARGVAAADRHVRAEKLIDLVGMDGFESAYPRELSGGMRQKVGFARALAVEPELLCLDEPFSALDVLSAETLRGELMELWGSGQLPAKAILMVSHNIEEAITMADRIVVMGKEPGHIVTEFSVDLAKPRSRSQPGFEALIDKIYGVIAGRTQSEVAEIGTAPGTPGQTRILPVSSVEALAGMVEVLSDQPTAVDIYRLEDDLGIEMADLVQSIEMAEMLGFAVVNAGDIVLTPLGQAFADASILTRKELFASRARRLPLIKWIMDMLRATPNQTLPWKVFYTALLPEFPDTLATRQLDVAIDWGRYAELIDYDDRDEMLSLDPSQGRAAS
- a CDS encoding ABC transporter permease subunit, producing MFQRLRIFQTPQRTAALLTPADVAILMVVAAVAYLGVHLATDSPSVIRGPDIRLDAGTLPYYALLSIGRMLAAYTLALLFSIAYGYAAARSQRAARWLLPTLDILQSVPILSFLPVVLLGLTAILPQQLAVELAAIILIFTSQAWNLTFSFYQSMRTIPGEYREAAAIFRLSRWLRFKQVELPFAALGLIWNSVMSWAGGWFFLMAAEIFTLGERDFRLPGLGAYLQTAANAGDTSALIAGLLTLVAIIILFDQLIWRPLLAWAERFKVSQVVNDDEATSWFLDSLQRSGLARMLSVRLLAPLIHGLDRRFGRSPTIVSSLDPDEGTGRNWMGRLLLVLLIAGVAWAATQAAGMLLTLPAETWVRIGIGASATLLRVGIAVTIALAWTIPVGVLIGTNAGAARILQPVVQIAASIPATALFPVLLLGLLRLPGGANIAAVLLMLLGTQWYLLFNVIAGASAIPRDLQFTSDLMRLRGWRRWRTLTLPALFPYIITGLVTASGGAWNASIIAEFTTFGGETHQVTGLGALITSATAQGDNALLLASTLTMIVMVVGINRFVWRRLLRLAETRFRMDQ